A region from the Aegilops tauschii subsp. strangulata cultivar AL8/78 chromosome 5, Aet v6.0, whole genome shotgun sequence genome encodes:
- the LOC109757517 gene encoding protein yippee-like produces the protein MGRLFLTSLAPATGTIYCCKHCDSHLAYAQHIISKMFRCKHGKAYLFDKVVNVVAGESEDDRMMTTGLHTVRDIFCVACGAILGWKYVSAFEKDQRYKEGKFILERCKIHSGGGGPPNRIQLWAEHDARISSSEDDDQGAV, from the exons ATGGGGCGGCTCTTCCTGACCAGCCTGGCGCCGGCGACGGGCACCATCTACTGCTGCAAGCACTGCGACTCCCACCTCGCCTACGCCCAGCACATCATCTCCAAG ATGTTCCGCTGCAAGCACGGCAAGGCCTACCTCTTCGACAAGGT CGTGAACGTGGTCGCCGGGGAGAGCGAGGACGACCGGATGATGACCACGGGCCTGCACACCGTCCGCGACATCTTCTGCGTCGCCTGCGGAGCCATCCTCGGCTGGAAATAC GTGTCTGCCTTTGAGAAGGACCAGAGGTATAAGGAGGGCAAGTTCATCCTGGAGAG GTGCAAGATCCATTCGGGCGGAGGCGGCCCTCCCAACCGCATCCAGCTGTGGGCTGAGCACGATGCTCGCATAAGTTCCAGCGAGGATGACGACCAGGGCGCCGTGTGA